GGCTTTTAAGTTTAGGAGGAAGGTATATGGATTTTCCAACGATAAAAGACCAGCTTACAGAATCTGATCCACAAAGTTTTTTAACCGCGGTTTTAGAAAATGAACAGGATGAAGAAAGTGCGATTATTTTCAGCCAAACTTTAGAAGAGCAATTTGAGCAAAATGTTCAATACCTTGCTTCTGATGAAACAATTTCCTCGGATGATATTTCAAATTGGAAACAAAAAGAATTTTTGGTTGTAGCACAAACGATTGACGGAGATTATATCGCAGGTACAACTGAACAGAGCTTTGTTATTCCAGTTTCACTTTATAAAGAAGATATCGAGACCTATGATCTATTCTTATCCGATTTTTTTATTGCGTACACTAGTGGTACATTAAACTCTTCTATCTTACCTAAAAATGAATCACTATAAAAAAACAGCTTTCAGCAAAATTGCTGAAAGCTGTTTTTTTATTATGCACGGTAACGTTCTACACCGTCCAAATAGGTTGCATCTAATTCCATATTTGGATTTAACACGATAAAGTCTGCATCGCGACCTTTAGAAATCATACCGCATTTGTCATCGATTTTACAACTAACAGCTGGAACTAATGTTGCCATCATAATCGCTTGTTCTGGTGTAGCGATTTCCCAGTCCACAACGTTTTTGATTGCTTCTTTTAATTTTAAAATACTACCAGCTAAATTGCCCGATTCTAAACGAGCTGTTCCGTCTTTAACAACAACTGGAAACTCGCCTAAAATGTAATCACCTTCTGGCATGCCGCCAGCCATCATACAGTCAGTAATCAATGCTACATGATCATGACCCGCTTTTTCCATTAAAATATCTGCTGCATTCGGGTGAACATGGTGTCCATCACAAATCAATTCAGAAAAGACATGTTTCAATGACATTAGTGCGCCGACCATTCCTGGTTCACGATGATTCAATCCACGCATCCCATTATATGCATGAACAAAGACACTAGCACCAGATTCTACTGCATCTGTTGCTTGCTCTAATGTTGCATCACTGTGACCTAACGCCACAACAACACCTTCATCTGTTACAGCTTTTACAAACTCTTTAACACCCTTACGTTCTGGAGCTAATGCGATTTTTTTGATCAAACCGCCAGAAGCTTCCTGCCACTCATTAAATGTCGCTAAATCTGGATCGCCAAAGTAACTTGGATTTTGAGCGCCTTTGTGTTCTTCTGTAAAGAAAGGTCCTTCAAAGTAAATTCCTTGAACTTTCGCTCCTGGAACTTCTTGATAAACATCACCGATCGTTTTGGCAACATCTTTTAAGCGTTCTTTACTTGAAGTCAACGTTGTTGGTAAAAATGATGTTACACCACAAGATAACAATCCTTCTGACATAACTTTCAATCCTTCAGCATCGTTATCCATCACATCATGATTCATATAACCATGAATATGGGTATCAACCAAGCCAGGTGCAATCCATTTGCCTTCTTCTTTGATTACTTTTACATCTTTTTCAGGAACTTCTTTATAAAAATCTCCGAAAAGACCATCTGTGATCTCTAAATAACCTGGTCCTTTTACATCACTTTTTAAAAAGAACTTTTCAGCAAAGATAAACGTTCTCATCTTCATCCTTCTTTCTTTAATTTTCTACTATAAACGTACTCTTAAAATCAGGTAAAGTCAAGAATGGTGTAGACCTTTTCAAAAAATATTTACATAACTTTCCTTAGATTTTAATTGTTTCGATACGGAGAATTTGTTCCGATAAAATTTGATATTCTTCTGCTTGTTCTATTTTTCCTTTAACAAACATCAATTGACTTTTTAATTGAAATAATTCGCTTAGATAGTAATAACTATTTCGATGTCTTGACCAAACAATTCCCTGATCGATATAGATTTGAGCCTCTTCCAAACGTTTTTGATCTGTTAAAAATTTAGAGTAATTATAAAATATCTTTGTTAATTCAGCAGTCACGCGTTCATTTGGTAATTTATGAAAATAATGAATACTTAGTTTCAAATATTTCTCAGCATCCGCAATCTTACCAATACTACTATATGTACTGCCGATACAACTGATCACTTGAATTTCAAAATCAGACAAGTTCACTTTATTTGCTTGATAGGTGTATGAAAGACCTTTTTTCAAGTCAAGGATCGCTTGTTCGTAATCACTGCAAAGATAAAATTTACAACTACCTAAATAATAATAATAGCGTTGCCAGTCTGTATCCAAATGTAAACGTTCTTCAATTTGAGTATCTTTCATGTACCTCATTATTTTTTTATATTCTTTATGTCGAAAGTAATCCGCTATTTTTTCAAATATTTGTGTAATCAAACGAACTTCATCTGACTTGAACTGCATGATTTGGTCCATTGTTACACCTAAACGCTGACAAATTTGTTGCATCACTACCACATTAGGTAACTCTTCATTATTTTCGATCCTACTCAATACACTTTGTGAACAAATGTCTTCTGATAACATTTTTTGCGTTAGTTTTCTATTCTTACGAATCTCTTTAATAACTGCTCCAAAAGAATCCATACCTTCACTCCTAAGCCAATTTCAATGATCTATTACTAATAAAAAAAGTTTTGTTAATCAAAAAGATTCAAAATATGCGAATTCGCATTATGCATTTATTGTACTTTATTGCATAATATACTGCAAGAACATTACCTAATACTAGACCGAGACGATTTAAAATAATTTTGCTTTGCAAATAAGGGGTGTTACTCATGACACAGGAGAAACGAATTAGCTTCAGTTGGGACAAAAGTAGTTATCAGGGCTATGTCGAAAAAGAATATGAAAATGCTTATTTGGTTGTTGTTTCGGATCCAAGTCCGGATATGGAAGAAAAGTACACAAATCGTATGGTAATTAGTAAAAAAGATTGCAAAACTACAGACTAATTTTGTAGATAGCAATCGAAAAATGAGAGTGACTCAAAACGGAAATCGTTTTGAGTCACTCTTTTTAGTTCTAAATTTTCCTTACTATTTTTGCTTGTAGGTACTTAAAAACTCACGCATTTTTTCAGTTGTAAATTTCAAGTCTTCCATTTTAGGAAGATACACAATTCTAAAATGATCTGGTTGAGTCCAGTTAAATCCGCCACCATGCACCAATAAAATATGGTGTTCATGTAGAAAATCTAGAACAAATTTCTCATCATCATAAATATTAAAACGGGCAGTATCAATTTTTGGGAAAATATAAAAAGCTGCTTTGGGTTTCACTGCTGAAAGCCCTGGAATAGCGTTGATTGCATTGTGAATATATTCCCGCTGCTCGTAGATTCTTCCTCCAGGCAATAACAAGTCGTCTACACTTTGATACCCTCCCAAAGCCGTTTGAATAATTTGTTGAGATAATACATTTGAACATAAACGCATCGAAGCCAACATGTTCAATCCTTCTATATACCCTTTCACATGTTTTTTATTCCCACTAAGTACCATCCAACCACAACGAAAACCTGCAACTCTATGTGATTTTGATAGTCCATTTAAAGTAACCACAAATAAATCTGGCGCCAATGTTGCGATCGGTATATGCGTTAGTCCGTCCATCACTAAACGATCATAGATTTCGTCTGAGAAGATGATTAAATCATTTTGTCTTGCTATTTCAACGATCTGTTCAAGGATTTCCTTAGGATACAAGGCTCCTGTCGGATTATTTGGATTGATCAACACAATTGCTTTTGTATTGGTCGTAACTTTAGATTTAATATCATCAATATCAGGATACCATTCTGCTTGTTCATCACAAATATAATGAACAGGGTTTCCACCAGCTAAAGAAACAGAAGCTGTCCATAATGGATAATCCGGCATTGGGACTAAAACTTCATCACCATTATTCAATAAGCCTTGCATACACATTGAAATCAGTTCGCTGACGCCATTACCTGTATAGATATCATTGATCGTCACATTAGGGAATCCTTTAACTTGGCAATATTGTTCAATCGCTTTACGTGCTGAAAAAATCCCTTTTGAGTCAGAATAGCCTTCTGAATTACGAACATTCATGATCATGTCGCGGACAACTTCATTTGGCGCATCAAAACCAAAGGGGGCGGGATTACCAGTATTAAGTTTCAAAATACGAATACCTTCTTCATGCATTCTGTCCGCTTCTTCTAAAACCGGACCACGTACATCATAACTTACACCATCAAGTTTGTTAGATTTCTCAAAATTTCTCATACTGTATCCCTCATTTTCAAAATTTATATCTTTAAAGTTACGCCACCTAGAAAAAAAAAGCAATGAAAAATTGAAAATTTTCTAAAAAAATTTCTTATTCCATTTTCCTATCTGCTCTATTTATTTACAAAAATAAGAATCACACCACTCTAACAGCAAAATTTCCTTTTAAATGAATCGTTGAAAAACTCTGACATCTTTCTCTTTAAGTAAAAAAGATGTCAGAGTTTTTATTTATGTTTGTAAACTCTTGCTTCATAAGGAGCAAATAGTGTGTGTTGATGAATCGCGTGATCATTGAGGTTGGATACTACCAAATTCCACTCTTCAATTTGAACATTTTCTGGCAAATCAGCCGATGCAAATTCTTTAGACAAATTAATCATGATCACAAACCTTTCTGTTCCTAAGCGACGACCATAAACAAATAATTGTGGGTGTTTAGGTAAGTACAATTTATACGATCCATAAATCAATGCTTCATTTTGATTTCTTAACTGAATTACTTCTTTGTAAAAGTTTAACACTGAATTTGGATCCATTGATTCATCTAATACATTGATGGACTGCTTATTTGGATTCATAACTATCCAAGGTGTTCTTTTTGAAAAACCAGCATATTCTTCTGCCGTCCACTGCATCGGTGTTCTTGCATTATCTCTAGCTGTTTTTCGAATCACTTCCATTGCTTTTTCCGGTGTCACTCCTGCATGGATCATTTCATAATAAAAATTTTTAGTATCTACTGCATCGATATCATCAATCGATGCAAATGGCATATTTGTCATTCCTATTTCTTGTCCTTGGTATATAAAAGGCGTTCCTTGTAGTAAAAGAAATGTGAGTGCTAATGCTTTAGCAGATGCCTGCCAGAACACAGTCTCTTCACTACCAAAACTTGAAACAGAACGAGGAATATCATGATTTTCCATATACAAAGCATTCCAACCTTTACCATCCGCCAAAGCTTCTTGCCAAGTAGTGATTGCTTCTTTAAAACGAATGACATCTAGAGTCTCTTGTTCTTCTTTATTCCAAAGTGAAATATGATCAAACTCAAACAGCATATTAAAGTATCCTTCATTTTCTCCTAACCATTGATGCGCTTCTTTGGCACTAACACCATTCGCTTCACCAACCGTTAAAATATCACGTTTTTTAAACACATCTCTCAGCTCTTCTAAGTGCGTTTCAATTCCAGGTACATTTTTAAATGATTCAAAGGGGTCGCTGGTTAAGGGCGTTTCTAAAGGTGCCTTTTTGATGTGAGAGATCGCATCAACACGAAACCCATCAATACCTTTATCTAACCACCAATCGATCATTGAAAATAATTCTCTTTTAACTCTAGGATTTTCCCAATTCAAATCAGGCTGCTCTTTGGCAAAAACATGGAGGTAATATTGATTGGTTGTTTCATCATATTCCCATGCCGATCCTCCAAAAATCGAAACCCAATCGTTGGGCGGACCATCAATCTTGCCATCTGCCCAAATATAATAATCTCTATAATCATCTTTTACGGAAGATCTTGATTCCAAAAACCAAGGATGTTGATTAGAGGTGTGATTGATAACTAAATCCATAATGATCTTGATTCCTAATGTATGTGCTTCTTCCACTAACAAATCGAATTCTTCCATCGTACCAAATGTTCTGAGAATTTTCTGGTAGTCACTGATGTCATAACCGTTATCTATATTAGGTGATTCATAGATTGGGGTGATCCAAATAAAGCCAATTCCTAACTCCTTAAGGTAGTCTAACTTTGAGCGAATACCGTTCAAATCACCGATACCATCACCATTAGTATCCATAAAACTTCTTGGGTAGATCTGATAACCAACTGCTTCTTTCCACCAAGTACGTTTGATTGTCATCTGTATCACTCCAATTTGTATTTGTCTTTCATCCATTATATAAGATATGATCAAAAAGCGTATCTAAAATGCATATATTTTTTGTATCCACTCTAAAAGCAAATACGTAGAAATTAACCAGTTGCTTTGCTATAGTTAAGTTGTTTGAAAAATAAATTTAGAGGTGAACCATGAAAAAATTAGTTAGAGTTAGTATGTCTTATATGATTTTTGGATTATTGGCCGGAGTTTTTTATCGTGAATTTACAAAATGGAATGATTTTTCTGGTACAACACAATTGAGTGTTTTACACACACATGTATTGATTTTAGGAATGTTCTTTTTCTTGATTGTTTTAGTGCTAGAAAAGAATTTTCAATTGACTAAAGAGAAAAATTATAAAAAATTCTATATTATTTATAATATTGGCTTAGGTGTTACATTATTAATGATGATCGTTCGAGGTATTTTGCAAGTATTAGGTCATCCTGAATCAGCAGCGATTTCTGGAATGGCTGGATTAGGTCATATTATCATTACAGTGGGATTAGCTTATTTCTTCCAAGTTTTATTTAAAGCAGTTAAAGAATAGACTTCACTGTTTTTAATACAAGGAATGAATCTGGTTGTCTATTCTTTTAATCATTATTAAAATGGTGCGTCTTCTAAATAAATGAAGCGCACTTTTTTTGATGTTCAGCAATTAAAGTGCCATTTCCTATAACACTTAAATGATTCACTATATCCGACTAATTTCTCCCATTCATATGCGAATAATTTTTTTGTCTTATACGTAATAAATGCAAAGAGACAGAGATATAACTCTATGAGTCACATCCCTGTCTCAAGTAATCCGAATAAACAGTGGAAACAGAAAAAACTACTATTTTACTCTTTGATTACATTGCTGTAAATCACGAATAACAAAATACTTCCCTTTATTTTCCAAGTGCTAAAGCACTAAGATTTGAAAGCTTCGTAAATAAACTCTTCCGTCCCAAGCTCTTTATTCCGGTGTTCCTATCAAAGCAATATAGCTATCTATGTTAACGATGCGCATATGTTTTACATCAAATTGTCCTCTACTATTATAGTTTCCTTTTACCTCAATTTTGTATTGGTGCATCGGTAACGACAGTACATACGTGGCAAACGGTCTGTTTTTGATAACACAATTAATACAGACATCATTTTCCCAAATTAACATCCCTGTTATAGCGTATGGCTTTTCTTTAAACACCTTGATATGGGTTAATAATCCTGTGTGGGTTTCCATAGTTTTATAATACACGAAATAACTCTAATGTCCACTCTCACGTTTTTATTTTCTCGGGTATCACGCTAAAATACCGCCGTCTGCGATAAATTCACTACCTGTTGAATAAGAAGAATCATCTGATGCTAAAAACAAGACTAATTTTGAGATTTCTTGTGGATTAGCCATCCTTTTCATCGGAATTGTTTGCTGGAATTGTTCAATTGCAGCTTTTTGTTCTCCCGTTGCTTGGGTGACCATTGGCGTAATAACGCCGCCAGGATGCACAGAATTGACGCGGATATTCCTATCTGCAAATTCTAAAGCGGCACATTTAGTTAAGCCTCTAACCGCAAATTTTGAACTGACATAGCCATAACCACCGATACTTCCTTCAAAACCTTCGATAGATGAAATATTAATGATTGAAGCTGATTGACTTTTTTTCATTAATCCGATAGATGTTTTCATCCCTAAAAAGACAGATAGTTGATTGATTTCAATCGTCCTCATAAAATCATCCTGGCTAGTATTTTCTAAACTTTTAAAGACACTAATCCCCGCATTATTAACAAGGATATCTAATACACCTTGCTCTTTAGAAATTTGCTCAATAACAGCTTGCCACTGTTCTTCTTTTGTAACGTCCAAATGAACAAAATGAGCGTTTTCGCCTAAATCGGCAGTTGCTTCTTTTCCTGAACTATCATCGATATCCGCAATATAAACGATCGCACCTTCCTTAATAAATAAAGCAGCATGCTCTTTCCCCATCCCCATCGATGCTCCAGTAACCAACGCAATTTTTCCTTTTAATCTCATTAATGAGTCCCCCATTCTTACTATATGATAAAACCAAAAACCTTATAAAACGCTTACATTCATTATAACGCTTTATAAGGTTTTGTAAATGGACGTTACAATCATTGAAAGATAAAACTAAAAAAGCACTTCCTTGAAAAGGAAGATGCTTTGCTCACAATTTTTTCATATCTGTTAAAAAAATTATGCGGCCAAGAAGACTCGAACTTCCACGGGGTTGCCCCCATCAGCCCCTCAAGCTGACGCGTCTGCCATTCCGCCATGACCGCTTTTTATAAAATAATCAATCGACTCTTTGTTGAAATTAAAGCAGATGAGTCACTCTTTCTGCGTAAATCTATCATAGAATATACCTTAGTATTTGTCAATATTCCAAAAAGTACTCCTTGAGATAACTTGAGTTACTTTCTTTTTGACTAAAACAATTACAATGCTTCATATAGAACAAATCAAGAAAAAGTGGTTAGGATATAACGTTACGAGTCACAGCCTAACCACTTAATTTCTCGGAATGTTTTTTTGCGATCTCAGATTCTCCGTTCTCCTGTCACCGTTTCTGCTTGTATTCAAATCGCTGCAGTAACATGTCATATGCTAGAGACACATCCTGAGGAATCATTACTTCACCTATATAATCACGGCCTTTAGGACCATAACCGTATTCATCATTCCTTAGTCGTGGAATTTCACCTAAAACTAAAGAAAGAAAATATTCTTTGCTCCATAAACCATTTAGCTTCGGATCTTCAAAACTGATCGTTTCATTGATAGCTGTAACGTAAGGTACTATTGGTACATAGTTTGTAAACACTGTGTCGGTTTCTTGCCATTCTTTTTTAAAAGTTGCTTTGATTCTTCTTTGTAAGATGGGATCTTCTAATAACAAGACTTTTTTGGGCGTGATTCCCATTGATTTTACAGTATTTAATGAAAAAAGGGCATTTTCACCAGAATTAGTTGATGTTGTCTCTGTTAAAAATGAGCTTGTATCGAGAGAATATTTTTCTTTAAAGTACTCTAAATACATTTCAGTTTCACTTGTGTCACTCACGTTTATGCCCATATCTTTAAAATTTTTGCGTAAAAAAGGCGTAGCATGACCAATGCCACCCACAAGTAAACACGCGGATACTTTTTTTTGCTTGTATAAATCGATCAACTCATTTGCAAGATAAGGTAAACTATTTCCAGCTAAAATCGCTAAATCATAAGTACCTGTCACTTTTTCTTTCTCTGATAAATAGTCGATGACTGTATTCCATTCCTGAATCATCTGCTCACCTACTCTGTGTTTAATTGATAAAACAATAATACCGCCATTTTCTAAAAAAGAAAAGGCGGTATTATAATTTCTCTAGACCTTTATCAACTTTCCATGGCATTTGCCACAGACAAACTTTTGCGTATTGATTCTACGTTTTCTTAAAATCAATGTTTGACACTTCTCACATTGATACTGATGATAGGATTGAGGCTTTTGTTTAACTAACGGGCGCACATAGCGACTGCCGCCCGTTTGCTTTAATAAAGTCTTGAAATCAGAATCTTTATGTTTGTAGCCTTTTCCTTCAATATGGAGATGATAATGACAAAGTTCATGTTTGATTACTTTGATCAATTCATCTTCACCGTATAATTCGACGACTTTTGGGTTGAAGTCAATATCATGAGAATTTAAATGATAACGCCCACCTGTCGTTTTCAACCGTCGATTGAAAAAGGCTTTATGTTTAAACTTTTTTTCAAAAAAAGACAACGAAATTTCTTCTACTAATTTTTGTAACTGATCATCGGTAAATACTGGCTTTGCTGGTTTTTCCTCTGTTGAAAAACGACTCAAAATCAATCTTTCCTTTCAGCTTGCGGCAGCATCGTTAAACTGATACGCCCTTTCTTCGTGTCCACATCTTCCACCCAAACGGTAACAACGTCACCTACGGCAACGATGTCAGTTGGATGTTTCACAAATTTTGTGCTTAGTTTTGAAATATGCACTAAACCATCTTGTTTCACACCGATATCAACGAACGCGCCAAAATCAATCACGTTACGAACCGTTCCCTGCAATTCCATTCCTGATTTTAAATCTTCCATTGATAAAACATCTTTTCTTAAAAGAGGTGCTGGCATTTCATCACGCATATCTCTTCCAGGTTGGACTAAAGCCGCAATGATATCTTTTAAGGTCTCACTGCCGACTGCTAATTCTGCTTCCAATTGAGCTAACGATAATCCCTTGATCTGTTGGGCTGACTCTGAGGTACCCAGTTCAGCTAATTTAACATTGGCTTTTTCAAGAATAGCTTTGGCAACATCATAACTTTCTGGGTGAATACCTGTATTATCCAATATGTTTTTGCCATTTGGAATTCGTAAAAATCCAATCGCTTGTTCATACGCTTTCGGTCCTAAGCGAGGCACTTTTTTGACTTGATTCCGTGCAGTAAACGCACCATTTTCATCACGATAGGCCATTAAATTTTGTGCAGTCGTTTTATTTAAACCAGATATATGTTGTAATAATTGCGGACTAGCGGTATTTACATTCACACCCACTTGGTTAACTGCTGTCTCTACCACGAAATCCAATTGTTCTGCTAATCGTTTTTGAGCTACATCATGTTGGTATTGTCCAACACCAACAGCTTTCGGATCGATTTTTACTAACTCAGCTAATGGATCCTGTAAGCGTCGTGCAATACTGACTGCACTGCGTTCTTCTACTTGCAAGTCTGGAAATTCTGTTCTAGCCACATCACTGGCAGAATAAACAGAAGCTCCTGCTTCATTGACGATCACGTAAAAAACGTCTCTTTTGATTTGTTTTAATTGTTCTGCTACAAATAATTCCGATTCACGGCTAGCTGTTCCATTTCCGATTGCAACCATTTCAACTTGATATTCTTCG
This sequence is a window from Enterococcus sp. 7F3_DIV0205. Protein-coding genes within it:
- a CDS encoding glycoside hydrolase family 13 protein, whose translation is MTIKRTWWKEAVGYQIYPRSFMDTNGDGIGDLNGIRSKLDYLKELGIGFIWITPIYESPNIDNGYDISDYQKILRTFGTMEEFDLLVEEAHTLGIKIIMDLVINHTSNQHPWFLESRSSVKDDYRDYYIWADGKIDGPPNDWVSIFGGSAWEYDETTNQYYLHVFAKEQPDLNWENPRVKRELFSMIDWWLDKGIDGFRVDAISHIKKAPLETPLTSDPFESFKNVPGIETHLEELRDVFKKRDILTVGEANGVSAKEAHQWLGENEGYFNMLFEFDHISLWNKEEQETLDVIRFKEAITTWQEALADGKGWNALYMENHDIPRSVSSFGSEETVFWQASAKALALTFLLLQGTPFIYQGQEIGMTNMPFASIDDIDAVDTKNFYYEMIHAGVTPEKAMEVIRKTARDNARTPMQWTAEEYAGFSKRTPWIVMNPNKQSINVLDESMDPNSVLNFYKEVIQLRNQNEALIYGSYKLYLPKHPQLFVYGRRLGTERFVIMINLSKEFASADLPENVQIEEWNLVVSNLNDHAIHQHTLFAPYEARVYKHK
- a CDS encoding glucose 1-dehydrogenase → MRLKGKIALVTGASMGMGKEHAALFIKEGAIVYIADIDDSSGKEATADLGENAHFVHLDVTKEEQWQAVIEQISKEQGVLDILVNNAGISVFKSLENTSQDDFMRTIEINQLSVFLGMKTSIGLMKKSQSASIINISSIEGFEGSIGGYGYVSSKFAVRGLTKCAALEFADRNIRVNSVHPGGVITPMVTQATGEQKAAIEQFQQTIPMKRMANPQEISKLVLFLASDDSSYSTGSEFIADGGILA
- a CDS encoding helix-turn-helix domain-containing protein, giving the protein MDSFGAVIKEIRKNRKLTQKMLSEDICSQSVLSRIENNEELPNVVVMQQICQRLGVTMDQIMQFKSDEVRLITQIFEKIADYFRHKEYKKIMRYMKDTQIEERLHLDTDWQRYYYYLGSCKFYLCSDYEQAILDLKKGLSYTYQANKVNLSDFEIQVISCIGSTYSSIGKIADAEKYLKLSIHYFHKLPNERVTAELTKIFYNYSKFLTDQKRLEEAQIYIDQGIVWSRHRNSYYYLSELFQLKSQLMFVKGKIEQAEEYQILSEQILRIETIKI
- a CDS encoding DUF2871 domain-containing protein — encoded protein: MKKLVRVSMSYMIFGLLAGVFYREFTKWNDFSGTTQLSVLHTHVLILGMFFFLIVLVLEKNFQLTKEKNYKKFYIIYNIGLGVTLLMMIVRGILQVLGHPESAAISGMAGLGHIIITVGLAYFFQVLFKAVKE
- a CDS encoding pyridoxal phosphate-dependent aminotransferase; translation: MRNFEKSNKLDGVSYDVRGPVLEEADRMHEEGIRILKLNTGNPAPFGFDAPNEVVRDMIMNVRNSEGYSDSKGIFSARKAIEQYCQVKGFPNVTINDIYTGNGVSELISMCMQGLLNNGDEVLVPMPDYPLWTASVSLAGGNPVHYICDEQAEWYPDIDDIKSKVTTNTKAIVLINPNNPTGALYPKEILEQIVEIARQNDLIIFSDEIYDRLVMDGLTHIPIATLAPDLFVVTLNGLSKSHRVAGFRCGWMVLSGNKKHVKGYIEGLNMLASMRLCSNVLSQQIIQTALGGYQSVDDLLLPGGRIYEQREYIHNAINAIPGLSAVKPKAAFYIFPKIDTARFNIYDDEKFVLDFLHEHHILLVHGGGFNWTQPDHFRIVYLPKMEDLKFTTEKMREFLSTYKQK
- the nagA gene encoding N-acetylglucosamine-6-phosphate deacetylase is translated as MRTFIFAEKFFLKSDVKGPGYLEITDGLFGDFYKEVPEKDVKVIKEEGKWIAPGLVDTHIHGYMNHDVMDNDAEGLKVMSEGLLSCGVTSFLPTTLTSSKERLKDVAKTIGDVYQEVPGAKVQGIYFEGPFFTEEHKGAQNPSYFGDPDLATFNEWQEASGGLIKKIALAPERKGVKEFVKAVTDEGVVVALGHSDATLEQATDAVESGASVFVHAYNGMRGLNHREPGMVGALMSLKHVFSELICDGHHVHPNAADILMEKAGHDHVALITDCMMAGGMPEGDYILGEFPVVVKDGTARLESGNLAGSILKLKEAIKNVVDWEIATPEQAIMMATLVPAVSCKIDDKCGMISKGRDADFIVLNPNMELDATYLDGVERYRA
- a CDS encoding ElyC/SanA/YdcF family protein — its product is MIQEWNTVIDYLSEKEKVTGTYDLAILAGNSLPYLANELIDLYKQKKVSACLLVGGIGHATPFLRKNFKDMGINVSDTSETEMYLEYFKEKYSLDTSSFLTETTSTNSGENALFSLNTVKSMGITPKKVLLLEDPILQRRIKATFKKEWQETDTVFTNYVPIVPYVTAINETISFEDPKLNGLWSKEYFLSLVLGEIPRLRNDEYGYGPKGRDYIGEVMIPQDVSLAYDMLLQRFEYKQKR
- a CDS encoding SprT family protein, translating into MSRFSTEEKPAKPVFTDDQLQKLVEEISLSFFEKKFKHKAFFNRRLKTTGGRYHLNSHDIDFNPKVVELYGEDELIKVIKHELCHYHLHIEGKGYKHKDSDFKTLLKQTGGSRYVRPLVKQKPQSYHQYQCEKCQTLILRKRRINTQKFVCGKCHGKLIKV